One window of the Pseudomonadota bacterium genome contains the following:
- a CDS encoding alpha-ketoacid dehydrogenase subunit beta has product MPNAMLNDTQSQPAVREIQIRDALQEAMTEEMVRDERVFLVGEEVGDYNGAYKCSKGMLAQFGPKRVIDAPIAENGFAGIGIGAAMAGLRPIVEFMTFNFSLCAIDQILNTAAKSRLMSGGQISCPIVFRGAGGAAFQLGAQHTNSFEHFYAYTPGLIVLAPATPYDMKGLLKSAIRDDNPVVFFESELTYGKRGPVPEGE; this is encoded by the coding sequence ATGCCTAACGCCATGCTTAATGATACCCAGTCCCAACCAGCAGTTCGTGAGATCCAGATCCGTGATGCCTTGCAGGAGGCGATGACAGAGGAGATGGTTCGTGATGAGCGCGTATTCCTTGTCGGTGAGGAGGTCGGTGATTATAACGGCGCTTATAAGTGCTCAAAGGGCATGCTGGCACAGTTCGGCCCTAAGCGTGTGATCGACGCTCCAATTGCAGAGAACGGCTTTGCTGGTATCGGCATAGGTGCTGCCATGGCGGGGCTCCGTCCGATAGTCGAGTTTATGACCTTTAACTTCTCACTGTGCGCTATTGACCAGATCCTAAATACAGCTGCGAAATCACGCCTGATGTCGGGTGGGCAGATCTCTTGTCCGATCGTATTCCGCGGAGCAGGCGGGGCGGCCTTTCAGCTTGGAGCTCAGCACACCAACTCATTTGAGCATTTCTATGCCTATACTCCTGGATTAATCGTTCTTGCACCTGCAACCCCCTACGATATGAAGGGGCTGCTTAAGAGCGCTATCCGAGATGATAATCCGGTTGTCTTTTTTGAGTCGGAGCTTACCTACGGCAAGCGTGGCCCCGTTCCTGAGGGTGAG
- the pdhA gene encoding pyruvate dehydrogenase (acetyl-transferring) E1 component subunit alpha has protein sequence MKDQAAMEQELLTELYSKMLRIRRFEEEAARLYTEKKIGGFLHLYIGQEAVAVGALSVLTERDYVMTAYRCHGHFLARGGSPRAGMAELMGKETGCAKGRGGSMHFYDVARRFMGGWGIVGAQIPVAAGLAFAEKYLGSDGIAICFLGDGAINIGSFHEGLALASLWEIPVIYVIENNYFAMGTPLEKTAATDDLSIRALAYPMARDTVDGHDVFAVRSCIHAAAKRAREQKLPTLIEAKTYRYRGHSMADPAKYRTQQDVDSWKSKDPIKVLGEKMDALGMLSLREQIDLQIEDEIQDAVKFAEESPFPAPETALDYIYA, from the coding sequence ATGAAGGATCAAGCAGCGATGGAGCAGGAGTTACTCACTGAACTTTATAGCAAGATGTTGCGCATTCGCCGCTTCGAGGAGGAGGCTGCGCGCCTCTATACCGAGAAGAAGATCGGTGGATTTCTTCACCTCTACATTGGCCAGGAGGCCGTAGCGGTAGGGGCGCTCTCTGTACTAACTGAGCGCGATTACGTTATGACGGCCTACCGTTGTCACGGACACTTCCTTGCTCGTGGCGGCTCGCCCCGCGCAGGTATGGCTGAGTTAATGGGCAAAGAGACCGGCTGCGCCAAGGGTCGCGGTGGTTCGATGCATTTTTACGACGTTGCGCGCCGCTTTATGGGAGGCTGGGGTATAGTTGGAGCTCAAATTCCGGTTGCCGCAGGACTCGCCTTTGCAGAGAAGTACCTAGGTAGCGACGGTATCGCGATCTGCTTTCTAGGTGATGGCGCTATCAATATCGGCTCATTCCATGAGGGCTTGGCACTTGCATCCCTCTGGGAGATCCCTGTTATCTACGTGATCGAAAACAATTACTTTGCGATGGGCACGCCGCTTGAGAAAACAGCAGCAACGGACGATCTCTCAATTCGTGCGCTAGCCTATCCGATGGCCCGTGATACCGTTGATGGACACGATGTGTTCGCCGTTAGGTCGTGTATTCATGCCGCTGCAAAACGGGCACGCGAGCAGAAGCTTCCAACGTTAATTGAAGCCAAGACCTACCGCTATCGTGGTCACTCAATGGCCGATCCAGCCAAGTACAGAACGCAGCAGGACGTTGATTCCTGGAAGTCCAAGGACCCTATCAAGGTTCTCGGTGAGAAGATGGATGCGCTTGGAATGCTATCGCTACGTGAGCAGATCGACCTGCAGATCGAGGATGAGATCCAGGATGCCGTCAAATTCGCCGAAGAGTCGCCGTTCCCAGCCCCAGAAACCGCTTTGGATTATATCTATGCCTAA